The Salvelinus alpinus chromosome 21, SLU_Salpinus.1, whole genome shotgun sequence genome has a segment encoding these proteins:
- the LOC139547722 gene encoding transmembrane protease serine 13-like, whose amino-acid sequence MAKHDPNELPPPYYSVEVHTAPPLQSYEEAVYGAGPRHTPPNQLYYIPQHPPPVAAQHICQPSISLPDNKKKHKCCNDSAKCFGGSGGIVLLLLLAIAIWLGVHYGTRLATAAATVDHHDSEDEGHHEKQLSVPVHDTCSNSTVQCDALRDCQLGTDESSCVRFGADGALQVRTSQDGRFLPVCYQGWDQSYADRTCAQLGFRKSFATKAVKSQQSIGLTLNNRSSLPIQGQVNVSSSCPDQNTVSLKCIDCGRQQLSSRIIGGSVAKLGQWPWQLSLHFGGSHICGGVLVSPDFVVTAAHCFPRSFPPVRDASRWRVYGGVVSQDKLPSPYLVEKIIVNENYNNVTNDQDIAILKLASPVDFTNAVQPACLPAFDQTFPHGTKCWTSGFGTTDEGAAKPSKDLMEVAVDIIDVRVCNSSKVYSGSVSNNMLCAGDLNGGRDSCQGDSGGPLVCQASDNLWQLVGVTSWGSGCGQSNRPGVYTKVSSLLPWIYSKMQLESL is encoded by the exons AACGAGCTCCCTCCTCCATACTACTCTGTTGAGGTGCACACCGCCCCGCCCCTCCAGTCCTATGAAGAGGCAGTCTATGGGGCGGGTCCGCGGCACACTCCTCCCAACCAGCTATACTACATCCCCCAGCACCCCCCACCAGTGGCTGCGCAGCACATCTGCCAGCCCAGTATAT cTCTTCCTGACAACAAGAAGAAACACAAATGCTGCAATGATAGTGCCAAGTGCTTTGGTGGGTCAGGAGGCATCGTTctgctgctcctcctggccaTTGCCATCTGGCTAGGAG tGCATTACGGTACCAGGTTGGCAACAGCGGCGGCCACCGTCGACCACCATGACAGTGAGGATGAAGGGCACCATGAGAAGCAGTTGAGCGTGCCCGTTCATGACACCTGCTCCAACTCCACCGTCCAATGTGACGCTCTGCGGGACTGCCAACTGGGCACGGacgagtccagctgtg tgagGTTTGGGGCGGACGGTGCTCTACAAGTCAGAACGTCTCAGGACGGTCGTTTTCTCCCGGTGTGTTACCAGGGATGGGACCAGAGCTACGCCGACCGAACCTGTGCCCAACTGGGCTTCAGAAA GTCCTTTGCAACCAAGGCAGTGAAATCCCAGCAGTCAATTGGTCTAACCCTGAACAACAGATCGTCTTTACCCATCCAGGGCCAGGTCAACGTCAG CTCGTCCTGCCCAGACCAGAATACTGTCTCTCTGAAGTGTATTG ATTGTGGACGTCAACAGTTGTCATCCCGGATCATAGGGGGCAGTGTTGCCAAGCTGGGCCAATGGCCCTGGCAACTCTCTCTACACTTTGGTGGATCGCACATATGTGGAGGGGTCCTGGTGTCCCCTGACTTTGTGGTGACAGCCGCCCACTGCTTCCCCAG GTCGTTCCCCCCGGTTCGTGATGCCAGTAGGTGGCGTGTGTACGGAGGAGTGGTGTCACAAGACAAGCTTCCTTCTCCCTACCTCGTGGAGAAGATCATCGTGAATGAGAACTACAACAATGTAACCAACGACCAGGACATCGCCATACTGAAGCTGGCCTCACCAGTGGACTTCACTA ATGCAGTtcagcctgcctgtctgccagCCTTTGACCAGACATTCCCCCATGGAACCAAATGCTGGACCTCGGGATTCGGAACAACAGATGAGGGGGCAG CGAAACCCTCCAAAGACCTGATGGAGGTGGCCGTTGACATCATCGACGTGCGTGTGTGTAACAGCTCCAAGGTATACTCCGGCAGTGTGTCCAACAACATGCTGTGTGCCGGAGATCTCAACGGGGGCAGGGACTCCTGTCAG GGAGACAGTGGTGGTCCTCTGGTGTGCCAAGCCAGTGACAACCTTTGGCAGCTGGTGGGCGTGACCAGCTGGGGCAGCGGCTGTGGGCAGAGTAACAGGCCGGGAGTCTACACCAAAGTGTCCAGCCTACTGCCCTGGATCTACAGCAAGATGCAG CTGGAAAGTCTGTGA